A single Streptomyces sannanensis DNA region contains:
- a CDS encoding isochorismatase family protein — protein sequence MHRALIVVDVQNDFCEGGSLAVAGGADVAAAITELIGQAPAGYRHVVATRDHHIDPGEHFSGHPDYVDSWPAHCVAGTEGVGFHPNFAPAVASGAVDAVFSKGAHDAAYSGFEGRDENGTSLADWLRERGVGEVDVVGIATDHCVRATALDAVREGFATRVLLDLTAGVAEATTERALEELREAGVELTGKPVQAPGAQA from the coding sequence ATGCACCGCGCGTTGATCGTCGTCGACGTCCAGAACGACTTCTGTGAGGGCGGCAGCCTCGCCGTGGCGGGTGGCGCCGATGTCGCCGCCGCCATCACCGAGCTGATCGGCCAGGCGCCCGCCGGCTACCGCCATGTCGTCGCCACCCGCGACCACCACATAGACCCCGGGGAGCACTTCTCCGGGCATCCCGACTATGTGGACTCCTGGCCCGCGCACTGCGTGGCCGGCACGGAGGGCGTCGGATTCCACCCGAACTTCGCCCCGGCCGTCGCCTCCGGAGCGGTCGACGCGGTCTTCAGCAAGGGCGCGCACGACGCTGCCTACAGCGGCTTCGAAGGACGCGACGAGAACGGCACCTCGCTCGCGGACTGGCTGCGCGAGCGAGGCGTCGGCGAGGTCGACGTGGTCGGTATCGCCACGGACCACTGCGTACGGGCGACGGCCCTGGACGCGGTCCGCGAGGGCTTCGCCACGCGTGTGCTGCTCGACCTCACGGCGGGGGTCGCCGAGGCGACCACGGAGCGCGCCCTGGAGGAGCTCCGCGAGGCCGGTGTGGAGCTCACCGGCAAGCCGGTGCAGGCCCCGGGCGCGCAGGCCTGA
- a CDS encoding immune inhibitor A domain-containing protein codes for MTSKRSAFRAAAVVVALAATTATASAFAVAQADDQKTGPAGTTTAEVRNPDPAQDTEHDLDGPFSKKQEQQRQAALEKVLSGDATVQQRGASKVVKLGDKKYVELAREKTDKIFTILVEFGDKVDNTTLVDRKDDDTDELKPKFGGRPGPAHNQIAQPDRTKDNSTAWQADYNQQHFQDLYFGTGAGKHSLKTFYEKTSSGRYSVDGQVSDWVKLEYNEARYGSDWCGQHNCSNVWDTVRDGVTAWFAQQKAAGKTDAEIKAQLAQYDQWDRYDSDGDGNFNEPDGYIDHFQIVHAGEDQSAGGGVQGDDALWAHRWYAYGTNAGKTGPENNKAGGTQIGDSGIWVGDYTMQPENGGLGVFAHEYGHDLGLPDHYDTSGAGDQYRRAIDNSTGFWSLMSSGSWLGTGKDTIGDMPGDMTAWDKLQLGWLDYDKAKAATKSTHKLGVSEYNTKDPQALVVELPDKKVTTTVVKPAEGATQWWSDMGDDLKNTLTRSVDLTGKSTASLELQGWWDIEEEYDFLYAEVSVDGGANWKALDGTADGAPITRDGGNAPALTGSSGGYKKLAYSLDAYAGQKADVRFRYQTDGGYALKGFAADDIKVVADGATVFSDNAEGDDNGWTANGFSRVGESFTKDYPQYYIAENRQYVSYDKTLQVGPYNFGNRAVEPRTVEHYAYQNGLLVWLWDTSQKDNNVSAHPGEGRVLPVDAHPEPMKWWHTYTRNGVEKTELVPMPSRIQAYDSTFGFQPTQGFTLHNQGNEAQLPSLAGNPVFDDRNGVYWYEESKHAGVKVPDTNTKIQVVKEPQSGKTITVKVGPSTN; via the coding sequence GTGACTTCCAAGAGAAGCGCGTTCCGGGCTGCCGCCGTTGTCGTGGCCCTCGCCGCCACGACCGCCACGGCTTCGGCCTTCGCCGTCGCCCAGGCCGACGACCAGAAGACCGGTCCGGCCGGCACCACCACCGCCGAGGTCCGCAACCCGGACCCGGCCCAGGACACCGAGCACGACCTCGACGGTCCGTTCAGCAAGAAGCAGGAGCAGCAGCGCCAGGCCGCGCTGGAGAAGGTCCTCTCGGGCGACGCCACCGTGCAGCAGCGCGGCGCGTCCAAGGTGGTCAAGCTCGGGGACAAGAAGTACGTCGAGCTGGCCCGCGAGAAGACCGACAAGATCTTCACGATCCTGGTCGAGTTCGGCGACAAGGTCGACAACACCACCCTGGTCGACCGCAAGGACGACGACACCGACGAGCTGAAGCCCAAGTTCGGCGGCCGGCCCGGTCCCGCGCACAACCAGATAGCCCAGCCCGACCGGACCAAGGACAACTCCACGGCCTGGCAGGCGGACTACAACCAGCAGCACTTCCAGGACCTGTACTTCGGTACGGGCGCCGGCAAGCACTCGCTGAAGACCTTCTACGAGAAGACCTCCTCCGGCCGTTACTCGGTCGACGGCCAGGTCTCCGACTGGGTCAAGCTCGAGTACAACGAGGCCCGTTACGGCTCCGACTGGTGCGGCCAGCACAACTGCTCCAACGTCTGGGACACCGTCCGCGACGGTGTGACCGCCTGGTTCGCCCAGCAGAAGGCCGCCGGCAAGACCGACGCCGAGATCAAGGCGCAGCTGGCCCAGTACGACCAGTGGGACCGTTACGACTCCGACGGCGACGGCAACTTCAACGAGCCCGACGGCTACATCGACCACTTCCAGATCGTCCACGCCGGCGAGGACCAGTCCGCGGGCGGCGGCGTCCAAGGCGACGACGCCCTGTGGGCGCACCGCTGGTACGCCTACGGCACCAACGCCGGCAAGACCGGTCCGGAGAACAACAAGGCCGGCGGCACCCAGATCGGCGACTCCGGCATCTGGGTCGGCGACTACACCATGCAGCCCGAGAACGGCGGCCTCGGTGTCTTCGCCCACGAGTACGGCCACGACCTCGGTCTGCCGGACCACTACGACACCTCCGGTGCCGGGGACCAGTACCGCCGGGCGATCGACAACTCCACCGGCTTCTGGTCGCTGATGTCGTCCGGCTCCTGGCTGGGCACGGGCAAGGACACCATCGGTGACATGCCCGGCGACATGACCGCCTGGGACAAGCTCCAGCTGGGCTGGCTCGACTACGACAAGGCCAAGGCCGCGACGAAGTCGACCCACAAGCTGGGCGTCTCGGAGTACAACACCAAGGACCCGCAGGCGCTCGTCGTCGAGCTGCCGGACAAGAAGGTCACCACCACGGTCGTGAAGCCTGCCGAGGGCGCCACGCAGTGGTGGAGCGACATGGGTGACGACCTCAAGAACACCCTCACCCGCTCCGTCGACCTCACCGGCAAGTCCACGGCCTCCCTGGAGCTCCAGGGCTGGTGGGACATCGAGGAGGAGTACGACTTCCTCTACGCCGAGGTGTCGGTCGACGGCGGCGCCAACTGGAAGGCGCTGGACGGCACCGCCGACGGCGCGCCGATCACTCGTGACGGCGGCAACGCCCCGGCCCTGACCGGTTCCTCCGGCGGATACAAGAAGCTGGCCTACTCGCTGGACGCCTACGCCGGCCAGAAGGCCGACGTCCGCTTCCGCTACCAGACGGATGGCGGCTACGCGCTGAAGGGCTTCGCGGCCGACGACATCAAGGTGGTCGCCGACGGCGCCACCGTGTTCTCGGACAACGCAGAGGGCGACGACAACGGCTGGACCGCCAATGGCTTCTCCCGCGTCGGTGAGTCCTTCACCAAGGACTACCCGCAGTACTACATCGCGGAGAACCGCCAGTACGTCTCGTACGACAAGACCCTCCAGGTCGGCCCGTACAACTTCGGCAACCGTGCCGTGGAGCCACGCACGGTGGAGCACTACGCGTACCAGAACGGTCTGCTGGTCTGGCTCTGGGACACCTCCCAGAAGGACAACAACGTCAGCGCCCACCCGGGCGAGGGCCGCGTCCTGCCCGTGGACGCCCACCCCGAGCCGATGAAGTGGTGGCACACGTACACCAGGAACGGCGTCGAGAAGACCGAGCTCGTCCCGATGCCGAGCCGTATCCAGGCCTACGACTCCACCTTCGGCTTCCAGCCGACGCAGGGCTTCACCCTGCACAACCAGGGCAACGAGGCGCAGCTGCCGTCGCTGGCCGGCAACCCGGTCTTCGACGACCGCAACGGTGTGTACTGGTACGAGGAGAGCAAGCACGCGGGTGTCAAGGTCCCTGACACCAACACCAAGATCCAGGTCGTCAAGGAGCCGCAGAGCGGCAAGACGATCACCGTGAAGGTCGGCCCCTCCACCAACTGA